From Nicotiana tabacum cultivar K326 chromosome 20, ASM71507v2, whole genome shotgun sequence, one genomic window encodes:
- the LOC107811962 gene encoding UDP-glycosyltransferase 74E2-like encodes MEEINSKTHVLVLPCPVQGHINPIVQFSKILASKEVKVTILTIDFVCKAMLLDCGPLINIESIPHEAIPVGLENFLEWFQTLMLEKFSGIVEKFGDSEYPVKVVVIDSIISWIIDLAHELGLKVAALHTQPVALSVLYYHIDQEDSTNKIPFECSVPVSLSSLPLLEKEDLPSFICETHAYPIVKRLAFGQNFNFKKADWLYMTVFDWSRIKFNKEKRVVNWLRTQYSIKTIGPVVLSIYLDKEYDSSLTKPHYETCKKWLDSREIGSVIYVSFGSLVSLREKQMEELAFGLIMSNSYFLWVVRDTEENKLPNEFKSKASEKGLIVDWSPQLDVLAHKSIGCFFSHCGWNSTLEALILGVPMVCMPQWVDQPTNAKFISDIWRTGIRVKAGKDGVITREEIASSIKEVMVEKKGVMLKENAIKWKILAKEAIDKGGSSYKNIEEFIEACNALN; translated from the exons atggaagaaatcaaCAGCAAAACTCATGTTTTAGTTCTTCCTTGCCCTGTACAAGGCCACATAAATCCAATTGttcaattttccaaaattttgGCATCAAAAGAAGTTAAGGTGACAATTCTCACTATAGATTTCGTATGCAAAGCCATGCTATTAGATTGTGGCCCATTAATAAACATTGAGTCTATTCCACACGAGGCAATACCAGTAGGacttgaaaattttcttgaatGGTTCCAAACATTGATGTTGGAAAAATTCAGTGGTATTGTTGAGAAATTTGGTGATTCTGAATATCCTGTGAAAGTTGTCGTAATTGATTCAATTATAAGTTGGATAATTGACTTAGCACATGAGCTAGGTTTAAAAGTGGCTGCACTTCATACACAACCTGTTGCTCTCTCTGTGTTGTACTATCATATCGATCAGGAAGACTCTACTAATAAAATTCCTTTTGAGTGTTCTGTTCCTGTTTCGTTGTCTTCGCTTCCGTTGTTGGAAAAGGAAGATTTGCCTTCTTTTATCTGTGAGACTCATGCATATCCTATTGTTAAAAGACTTGCCTTTGGCCAGAACTTCAATTTCAAGAAAGCAGATTGGCTTTATATGACAGTGTTTGATTGGTCACGCATTaaatttaataaagaaaaaaga GTGGTTAACTGGTTAAGGACACAATATTCAATCAAAACCATTGGACCAGTTGTTCTGTCAATATATCTTGACAAAGAATATGACTCGAGTCTAACCAAGCCACATTATGAAACTTGTAAGAAGTGGCTAGACTCCAGGGAAATTGGCTCAGTTATTTATGTATCATTTGGAAGTTTGGTCAGTCTTAGAGAAAAACAAATGGAGGAATTAGCATTTGGATTAATAATGAGCAATTCCTACTTCTTATGGGTTGTTAGAGATACCGAAGAAAACAAACTTCCAAATGAATTCAAGTCCAAAGCATCAGAAAAAGGACTAATTGTAGATTGGAGTCCTCAACTTGATGTCTTAGCTCATAAATCAATTGGTTGTTTTTTTAGTCATTGTGGATGGAATTCGACGCTCGAAGCATTGATTTTGGGAGTGCCAATGGTGTGTATGCCTCAATGGGTAGATCAACCAACTAATGCTAAATTTATTAGTGATATATGGCGAACAGGAATTCGAGTTAAGGCTGGAAAAGATGGTGTAATTACAAGAGAAGAAATAGCAAGTTCAATTAAGGAAGTTATGGTGGAAAAGAAAGGAGTAATGCTAAAAGAGAATGCAATTAAATGGAAAATATTGGCTAAAGAAGCAATAGATAAAGGAGGGAGTTCTTATAAGAATATTGAAGAATTTATTGAAGCTTGTAATGCATTAAACTGA